In Blastopirellula marina, the DNA window ACGTTTATTGCGGATCTACTTCGAGCAGTCCGCGCCCCCCGGTGCGAAGCTACATATCGACGACCAACGTTCGATGCTCTCCGATTTATACTTCGTAAAACGATCGAATCATCAGGTCGAACAAATTTCACGGCAAGAATTCCACAACGCGTCCATTGGTGAAGTCGCAGGAATCGAACATGATCGCCGGCGTAACTGCTTCCTTCTCAATCGAGCAGGCGTCCGGATGTTGAAGCGCGACAAGGCTGGCCCCATCTATGCTGTGGAAATGAATCCTCGCCAATTTCGACCAGAACTATTGGAACTCCTCGAAGGCCTTCCCAATATCGAACAACTGAACCTGGCTGGCTGTCGTGTCACAAACGAGGACTTGAAGCGCTTACCGACGCTACACAAACTTCAAGGGATCGGCTTGGCTGAAACGTTCGTCAACGATCGAGCGATCCAAGAGCTCAAGCGACAACCGGAGCTGAGATTCATCGACTACGAAGGAACAAGAATGACAACCGAGGCAATCCTTCAGTTTGAGAGCCAGCGAGCGAACTTAGACGTCAGCTAACACCTCTGCGATAGGCTTTCCTTCGCAGATCGCCATAGGACGCCCGATAGGCGTTTGGTAGTAATTATGGAAGTTGATCCCTAGCGCCGTGTGAATGGTGGCATGGATATCTTCGACTCGCACGGCCCCTTTCGTCTCTGGGGTAATCTTCGTTCCTTCGGGATCGGTCTCGCCGAAAACGGTTCCTCGTCGAATTCCACCGCCGGCCAGCACTACGCTGAACCCATGTGGCCAATGATCGCGGCCAGCAGCAGGATTGATGTTGGGCGTCCGGCCGAACTCGCCCCCACAAAGGACAATCGTATCGTCGAATTGATCGCGTTCTTTCAATCGTTTGATGGTCGCGGCAAGTCCAGCGTCGAGCGTTGCGGCTCGGGCCGATTGCAATTCGTGATTGTTCGCATGCGTGTCCCACCCGCCTAGCGTGACCTGAACGCAACGGACGCCAGTTTCGATCAGTTGTGTTGCACATAGGCAACCGCGTCCAAAGGGCGAATCGCCGAAGGACTCCTTCTCGGATCTCGAAACATCGTTGATGTTGAAGGCAGCGATCTGATCAGATGTCATCATGGTGGTCGCGCGATTGACCATTTCTTGATGAAGTGTCTTGTTCGTTTCCAAATCGCTCCGGCGTCCTTTGGCAAAGGAACTCTCTAAGACATTCAGATCGCTCATCCGCGCATCGAAGCGAACCTCCGAGACTCGCTTGGGAAGATCTGGGAGCGGCCCGGATGGATCGTACATTTTGAAGGCATCGTACTTGTTCCCTAGGAACCCGCCGCGGGCCGAGAAAGCCTCGGGAAAAATGGAAACGTGACGTGGAATCTCAACACCTTTCGCGGAAAGCTCGTGGCAAAGCACCGCTCCGATCACGGGATGAATCAGTGTTGGATCGGGGCGGTAGCCTGTCTGCATGTTGTAAGTCGCTCGTTCGTGGTCCCCTTCTTTGCTCGTCACGCAGCGCAGGAGTGAGACTTGATCCATTACCTCGGCGGAAAGAGGCATTGAGTTGGCAATCTTCAAACCTTTTACCGAAGTGTCGATCGCTTTTGCATCACCGCCAATCTTCTTCCCTGGATGCGGATCCCAAGTTTCGAGTTGGCTGGGGCCTCCTTGCATCCACAGAACAATCACCGACTTTGGCCGCCTTTTCTCTTGCTGTGACGCAGCAGCAAGCACTTGCGACAGCGGCGTTAACCAGGCTAGACCGGCACCTGCCCCTAAGAGCGTTCGTCGACTGAAGTGGCTTCGAGTTCCACAACCCTCCGGACCGAGCATGTGCGAGAAGTGATTCATAGCGGGACAGTTCCTGTTAGTGGTTCCAGGCAAATTCGGTGCAGTTCATCAAAGCCCAGAAAATGTCTTCGAAGTCTTGGGTGCGCCGCGTGCGAAGTTCTTCATTCTTGAGCTTCGCTTGAAAGTGCTCACTTTCCTGCTCCGTCGGTCGTCGGGTCAAGACGCAGAGAAATGCGGTTTCGATTCCTGAAGCATCGTCGGGGGCAAGCTGAGAAATCTTGGTCGCCGAATTTCGAATGAAATTCTCCTTGGTTCGCTCGTTCACCAAGTTTCCATTCATCATCAATAATCGTTGTGGGATCGTTCCAGCATCGAGACTGAATTCATCTTCGCCAGCATCTCCATAGCGTTTCAGAAAATCATTCGTTTCGCCGAAAGTGATCAATCGCGTCAGAACGTGACTTTCCGCATTGAGTGTATGGAGCGACGAAGCTTGGTTGATACTGCCAATCACCTGCTCGGGTCGCAGTCGACTTACCGGGTACGAGGCCCAGAGCTTTTCGTGCTGAGCCGTGATCTCATGATCGGCGCGACTGTCGAGCTGGAAAACTTCGGTTGAAGCGATCAAACGAATCAAACGCTTCAAATCGAAATCATGATCGATAAAGTCGTTCACTAGTGGTTCCATTCCGGCAGGCAGAGTTCCTTTCTCGAAACTTCCTTCCAGGGGAATGTCATCGACCGGCTCGACCAGAGGACGTCCCGTTACAATGGCCCAAACTCGATTGACAATCGCTCGAGCGAACGGCTTATTCTCAGGATGGGTCACCCAGTTCGCGAGCCGCTGACGAAGCGTGCCACCACTTTCTTCCAGTAAGTCTCGGTTGAAGGGAACTTGAGCTGGAACGGTAACCTCTTCGTCCGCATACAGGTACTTGAAGTCGTAAGGACGTCCCTTCTTGTCGGTGATCCCGACGAAGGAGTTTTGTGCTTCGCGAAAGAAGGAAGCCAATTCGTGGAAATCGCTTTGCTTTAGATCGCCTCCCAGGTTGTCATCGTGACATTGCACGCAGTCGATCCGGGTCGCCAGGAAAGCTCGGGTTAGTCTCCCCGCCAAGCGTGCCACATCGGGTTCTTTCGTGCCGTCTTGGTCGACCGTTGCGGTGACGAAGTTGACCGCCGGGTGATCGGTCCAAAGCCCTGTTTCCGAGATCAAGTCACGCGTCAACATGTCGTACGGACGATTGGCCATGAGTTGATCACTCAGCCATGTGACAAACCGGCGCTTACGAAAAATCAGAAACGGACCGTTCTCAGTTCCTACATAAGCGCGCGACAAGCGTTCGGCCATGTAATCACCGTAGCGGCGATCGTTCAGCAAGTAATCGACCCACCACTGTAAACGATCGACATCGGGTCGCTGCTCGAGCAGGCGAATCTCTTCGAGCGAGGGTATCGTACCAACTATTCCCAGCGAGAGACGCCGCGCAATGACTAGATCGTCCGCCTGGGAAGCAGGTTGCAAGTCGTGCTCATCCCACGTCTGCTGGAACTGTCGATCGACCGCCTGGCGGGCCAAATCGAAATCATTGGTCCGAGCCACCACCGGCTGCTCAAGAGCTTGTACCCTGGGCGGCATCAATAACCAATTGGCCAGTGAAGCCAACGTTATGGTTGCCAGCGTTATGAACGCAATGTTTTTCAACCACATGGTTTGAGACTCGCGAAGAGCTTCCGATTTAAGAGACTAGAACTCCGGGCAACATTCATTGTTACTTGAATTCTTCGGGGGATGTTTCCCCATTGCAGAGAAAACTTGGCGATTTCTTGCTTTTCTTAAAACCAACGTTGGCGGGTTCCGAGTAGAAAGGGAGAAAGCGAGCGAAGCATCCTCTTCTACTCTACTAAGGTATTCCGATTTCATGTCCGCGGTGAACTCATCTTGGCAAGCAAAAGAACTGGTTCTCACCAAACCAAGCTTTTCCCCAAGTGGGCTTAATTCGGGCGACACCGGCCTAGTAGCTAGCGAGTCCGCCTCCCCGCCACGGAGCGGCTTGATCGTGCGTGTCGCCGCAGGTCTTGTGAACGCTTGGGAGTGGTGTTTCGGTGCGATCTCGATGATCGTAATCCTTGCCTTTTTGGCGACGGTACCTATTCTAAATTTAATGAGCCTGGGTTATCTGCTGGAAGTCGGGGGGCGAATCGCCCGGACGGGCAAATTCTCTCAAGGCTTCATTGGGATTCGCAAAGCAGCCCGAATTGGAAGTATCGTGGCCGGGGCATGGTTGATGTTCCTGCCGTTGCGCTTGCTTTCCGACGCTTGGCAGAGTGCCTGGTTGATTGACCCAACTAGCCAGCAAACGCGGGTCCTGTGGTTCGTCACGATGATCGCAACCGGAATGGTTGGATTGCACGTGGCGTGGGCCTGTTATCGCGGCGGCCGACTTCGTCATTTTATCTGGCCCGCCCCGATTCGTTTTTTTAAGACCATCTTTCACGGCGGCATGTATCGCCATGCCCGTGAGGGTACTTTGTCCTTTATCAAGGAACTCCATCTATGGCATTATTTCTCGCTGGGTGTTCGCGGATTCTTCGGCACCTTAGCTTGGCTTTTGGCACCAGTCGTGTGGATGATCGGAGCACGTCAAATTTCCGAACCAGGGATTGCGTTTGTGGTCAGCCTGCCCGGTATGGTGATGTTCGCCTTTGTCCTGTTGTACTTACCGTTCCTTCAAGCTCACTTCGCCGACGAAAATCGATTTAAAGCGTTATTTGAGTTAGGGACGGTCAGACGATTGTTCCGCCAGGCTCCACTTGCTTGGTGGTCGGCACTTCTGATTACGCTGCTGTTCGCCTTGCCGCTTTACCTTCTCAAGGTCGAGATGATCGATCGCGAGATCGCCTGGCTCCCTAGCTTGCTCTTCGTGGTCTTTATCTTTCCTGCCCGCCTGTTAGCGGGATGGGCATTGGCTCGGGCCAAGAAGCGAGAACAGCCCGCCCACTTCCTTCTGCGATGGTTGAGCCGGTTCGCCGCGATCCCGGTTGTGTTTTCGTACATCTTCTTCATGTATTTGTTCCTGTACATCTCTTGGCGTGGAGCAGATAGCCTGCTGGAACAACACGCGTTCCTTGTTCCGGTTCCCTTCCTGGGCGCCTAAAGGTTTCCGATTCGCCATGCTGTCGATGCAAGATCGCGTGATGCGCTGTTTTGCCGTCTACGGTTCGCCACTAGGACCGCCTGCTTGGAACAGTTAACATTGAGAGTACCCCCTTGTCTTCTGGTTCCTCAATGGACACGCATAGTTATGCCGCGTGGAAATCTGATCGCGATTTGTTTGACGTTTGTGATTGCGCTAATTTGCTATCAATCGACGGCGTATTCTCGCTATGCGTTGATGTTCCAACAGGGGATGCAGACGATTTCCGACTTTTATGTTCGACCGGTTGGAGAAGAGGAACTGTTCGATGCGGCGATGGAAGGACTCACTTCGCCCCTTGATCAAAACTCGGTCTATATTCCGCCGGCGCATTACTCCGACTTCCGCCGCGAGTTAGGGCAAGAATTCGGTGGAATTGGCGTCCAGGTTGATTTTAACGAAGACAAACGGCAGATGGTGATCATCACACCCCTTGCAGGTGCCCCAGCATATAAAGCTGGAATTCAAGCGGGCGATATCGTACTGGCAATCGATGGGGTCGATCTGAACGGAGAAGACTTCGACACTTCCTTAGAACGCTTACACGGGGAACGTGGCACCCCGGTAACGCTGACCGTGAAGCATATTGGCGAGGAAGAGCCGGTCGATATCACTGTCACCCGCGCCAACATTATGGTCGAGTCGGTGATGGGGGACACACACGGCAAAGATGGCAAATGGAACTTCTTCCTCATCAATCATCCCAAGATTGGCTACATTCGTGTCGATTCCTTTGGCGATCGCACGGCGGAAGACTTCAAAGCAGCTCTGGAAGAGATCCCCAAAGACGCCGAGGGGCTGATCATTGATGTTCGCGGTAATGCGGGCGGTTACTTGAACGCAGCGATCCAGATGGTCGACATGTTCATCGAATCTGGTGATATCGTTACAACCCGCAGTCGCGATAATCAAATCCGAGAAGTTTATCGCGCGAATAGCAGCCACACGATTGTGCCTCAGGACTTACCGGTGGTGGTCATGGTAAATCGCTTTAGCGCTAGTGCGAGCGAGATTTTCGCGGCCGCCCTCCAAGATCACGATCGAGCAACCGTAATTGGTGAACGATCATTCGGAAAGGGAACCGTTCAAAGCATCTTTCCATTCCCTTTGGATGCCGATAGCCGTGCTCTGAAGATCACCACGGCCACGTATTGGCGTCCCAACGGTACCAACATTCATCGCTTCCCCGATGCCAAAGAGGAAGACGACTGGGGCGTCCGCCCGGATGAAGGTTGGGAATTGGACCTCGACGACGAAACGTTGAAAAAAGTCATCCGCGCGCGGCGTCTACACGACATCGATCGCACCAACTTCGCCGATCCTTCCCTGGCGGAAGGTCGTGAAATCTCGGATGACGAACAATCCCTCCTCGACTTTGAAGATCCGCAGATGCAGATGGCGGTCGAAGTGATTGAGAAAGCCGAGAAGTAGCCGTTTCGTAGGTTTTGCAAAGTGCTTTTGCAAATTCTACGATCGACCTGTACGGTGATTCCGGCAAGGAAATTGGGGCAAACCTTACCATTTTTCGTCCATCTTCGAAAACACTGACCTGGGCGAACTTGAACAAATCTGGAGCAGTT includes these proteins:
- a CDS encoding DUF4013 domain-containing protein encodes the protein MSAVNSSWQAKELVLTKPSFSPSGLNSGDTGLVASESASPPRSGLIVRVAAGLVNAWEWCFGAISMIVILAFLATVPILNLMSLGYLLEVGGRIARTGKFSQGFIGIRKAARIGSIVAGAWLMFLPLRLLSDAWQSAWLIDPTSQQTRVLWFVTMIATGMVGLHVAWACYRGGRLRHFIWPAPIRFFKTIFHGGMYRHAREGTLSFIKELHLWHYFSLGVRGFFGTLAWLLAPVVWMIGARQISEPGIAFVVSLPGMVMFAFVLLYLPFLQAHFADENRFKALFELGTVRRLFRQAPLAWWSALLITLLFALPLYLLKVEMIDREIAWLPSLLFVVFIFPARLLAGWALARAKKREQPAHFLLRWLSRFAAIPVVFSYIFFMYLFLYISWRGADSLLEQHAFLVPVPFLGA
- a CDS encoding DUF1553 domain-containing protein, which produces MWLKNIAFITLATITLASLANWLLMPPRVQALEQPVVARTNDFDLARQAVDRQFQQTWDEHDLQPASQADDLVIARRLSLGIVGTIPSLEEIRLLEQRPDVDRLQWWVDYLLNDRRYGDYMAERLSRAYVGTENGPFLIFRKRRFVTWLSDQLMANRPYDMLTRDLISETGLWTDHPAVNFVTATVDQDGTKEPDVARLAGRLTRAFLATRIDCVQCHDDNLGGDLKQSDFHELASFFREAQNSFVGITDKKGRPYDFKYLYADEEVTVPAQVPFNRDLLEESGGTLRQRLANWVTHPENKPFARAIVNRVWAIVTGRPLVEPVDDIPLEGSFEKGTLPAGMEPLVNDFIDHDFDLKRLIRLIASTEVFQLDSRADHEITAQHEKLWASYPVSRLRPEQVIGSINQASSLHTLNAESHVLTRLITFGETNDFLKRYGDAGEDEFSLDAGTIPQRLLMMNGNLVNERTKENFIRNSATKISQLAPDDASGIETAFLCVLTRRPTEQESEHFQAKLKNEELRTRRTQDFEDIFWALMNCTEFAWNH
- a CDS encoding S41 family peptidase, which gives rise to MPRGNLIAICLTFVIALICYQSTAYSRYALMFQQGMQTISDFYVRPVGEEELFDAAMEGLTSPLDQNSVYIPPAHYSDFRRELGQEFGGIGVQVDFNEDKRQMVIITPLAGAPAYKAGIQAGDIVLAIDGVDLNGEDFDTSLERLHGERGTPVTLTVKHIGEEEPVDITVTRANIMVESVMGDTHGKDGKWNFFLINHPKIGYIRVDSFGDRTAEDFKAALEEIPKDAEGLIIDVRGNAGGYLNAAIQMVDMFIESGDIVTTRSRDNQIREVYRANSSHTIVPQDLPVVVMVNRFSASASEIFAAALQDHDRATVIGERSFGKGTVQSIFPFPLDADSRALKITTATYWRPNGTNIHRFPDAKEEDDWGVRPDEGWELDLDDETLKKVIRARRLHDIDRTNFADPSLAEGREISDDEQSLLDFEDPQMQMAVEVIEKAEK
- a CDS encoding DUF1501 domain-containing protein codes for the protein MNHFSHMLGPEGCGTRSHFSRRTLLGAGAGLAWLTPLSQVLAAASQQEKRRPKSVIVLWMQGGPSQLETWDPHPGKKIGGDAKAIDTSVKGLKIANSMPLSAEVMDQVSLLRCVTSKEGDHERATYNMQTGYRPDPTLIHPVIGAVLCHELSAKGVEIPRHVSIFPEAFSARGGFLGNKYDAFKMYDPSGPLPDLPKRVSEVRFDARMSDLNVLESSFAKGRRSDLETNKTLHQEMVNRATTMMTSDQIAAFNINDVSRSEKESFGDSPFGRGCLCATQLIETGVRCVQVTLGGWDTHANNHELQSARAATLDAGLAATIKRLKERDQFDDTIVLCGGEFGRTPNINPAAGRDHWPHGFSVVLAGGGIRRGTVFGETDPEGTKITPETKGAVRVEDIHATIHTALGINFHNYYQTPIGRPMAICEGKPIAEVLADV